TATTATAAGCTTCACTATAGTTGATCAAACCAGGAAGGGCAGATAAAATTATGGAGGATAGTATAGCAACTGGAGTGTAGTATAAAAGCCCCGTGAATAGTTGTAGCATTATAAGCACCGTGATAGCCATGACTACATTAGACACCGCAGTTTGACAACCAGCGTAAAAGTTCACAGCAGTCCGTGAAAATGAACCTAACAAGTTAAACCGAACATATAGATTAGCTTAAAGTTTGTTTTTACTTCTCAATTTTATCTAATAATCTAAAGGGTATGTATTCaaataatatttgattaaaattttattataatatgtcTAAGCAAAAAGACTTATCATAACTAGTTAGATTACCGGTTGCAACATAGCATGAAGACATAGATCCAGCTATGTTCATGAACCCCATAGCGATCATTTCTTTATTCCCGTCCATATTATATCCTTTAATCGTAGCAAAAGACCGACCAACTGCCACAGCTTCCTGTATAAATGCATTGTCATTAAGAACTAATCTTTTTTTTGTTCTATAATTGGTAAcgtttttataacttttagcTAGACAAACCGTTAGAGCTATGATGGCACAAACAAGCCCGATTTTGACTGCTTCTCTGAGATGTGGACTGTTAAACTGCAGCTGACTAACTGAACTTGGATTTAGTCCTCCTTGGAcatgtttaattattttaactCCGTGCTCATCGGCTCTTGTTAGGTAAACAATCGCGGTGGAGAGAATGACGGACACTAGAGGAGCTATAGCCGGTAACCAAAATAACTTTCTGTTCCTTTTTCCCTGAAATTTATTGCTACATGTTAGAATTTAAAATAAGCAACGCGGTATAAAGCTAAAACATGTAATATCTATgtagatatataaaattaagttttacTTACAATAAATCTTGTGATCAAGATAAAGATGAGAAATGAACATCCAAGGATAAAATTCTGAGGGTACCACTGTTAAAATGAACCAATGTTAATTTTAGTAAAAGATTACACAGTAAAAATACTacgggtttagtatttgggagtagtgtaagtaacttttacactttttctattgtatgaaagtaactttcatttggttcattgtatataACTGACCTGCTAAATTAaacaattaatgtaaaaattttacgttgaccaatcGATAACTTCTACGTGGtgtcacgtatacacttttacattaatcgttcaatttagcgGGTTAGTTACATATATTGAaccaaataaaagttatattcacacaaaaagaaaagtataaaAGTTACTGACACAGTGACACCCCTAGATACTAAACAGTAATACAGATTAAACATATACAAAGCAATTAATTTCCTATATAATTTTGTTCCCTGTATGTCATCCTGATAATGATTTCTAGGGAATGTGAtacttgaaataaataaataaataaatagaagttgtaattttttataatttgtctAGCCAAAAGATAAAAAGCTAGAAAATAAATATGTGAAAACTTACTGAAGTCTTGAATGATTTAATCACAGCAATCAGCACTGAAACAACATCAGTTTTTGTGGTGAAATGACTTATGGCAAGCAAGCCTTTTAGCTGTTGAAGACCTATAACAATGGCTGCACCAGCCATGAATCCTACGATTGCTGCTTGCGACAGAAAATCGACAAGAAAACCCAACCTAATACAATTAACAACAATGTTaaagggtaaaaaaaaaaaaagaagtgttTAAATTCCATTTTGCAATGAAGTaggtaacaaattaaaatacctaaacAAGCCGAAAAGAGCTTGGAATGCACCGGTAATGAAGGTGACAGTGAACACAAGCTTAGTGTAGGACACAGGATCAACCACTGGATTTATTACTTTTGAGACCATGGCGGATATTAGAAGCGAAACCACAGCCACCGGACCAATGGCTAACTCTCGTGAAGTCCCCATAGTTGTATATATCAAAGGTGGTACAACACTAGTGTCTATCAAAAGTTTATATAGTAGTAATACACAATTAGCAAGAATTCTCTTATTACAtgacatttaagtatatatgtaacaaaatgaatattttaattaaatcttaCATAAGCCATATTGTGGTTTAAGTTGGGCTAAAGCAGCATACCCAATACTCTACAAAATTAAGTTAGTAATTATGGTTagtaacaaaaataagaaagtgGACATATGTTGATTAGTAAGGAGTGTTTTAATTTTGAGATCAAGAAATGTACGTACCTGGGGTATGCATAAGCTAGCAAGGGTTAGACCTGAAAGCAAGTCACTCTTGAACATGGAAACTTTGTAGTCCTTGGCCCAGCTAAGTATCGGGAACACAGAACGCAAAAACGCCACAACGCAAGCCAATGGAGGTTGCGACGAGCTGAGTTTCTTGTTTTTCTGACAAAAAACGGCGCTTTTGATAGACCCTAGAATCTCTTGGCGAAAGCCAGGAGGGTCAGGTGAATCTAGGACCCATTTGGTCCGTTCAGTGATTCGCTGACGCTCATCAGAGCTAAGCTGCAACTGAACGTGTCTTTCAGCATGAAAGACATGTTCAGTTGCGGTGGTAGAAACATCAGTAGGCAATGATGTAGCCATTCTTTAGTTTCTTTGAAGTGTTTGGGGAAACCCAAGTTGATATTGAGAGACTTAAAACATATTTCGGAACAAACCGAGTTATTTCCAAGAGAATATAGTTATATGCAAATGACTCGAAAACAAGAGATACTAAAGGACATAACCAGCATTTATGTTAAGGTTGTTCTCCTTTTCAATCTTTACAACAAAGATTTGGTGGAACTTataaggtttttaaaaaaactagaTGCTAGCTAGTCAAATGGAGTAAAACACTAGAAACCACTTTATGGTTAGTGCTTACACAGTGCTTCACTCAGTTAATTTTGGGTGCTCTATTGAATAGTTGAAGGTGAATAATGTACCAAATAATGTCTACATACATTGAACTAACAAATTTGAACCTCTTGCATTAGGTCAATTATAGAGTTTTGGTGGATCTGTCCTGTCAAAATTTATGTAAAGTGGTGTCTTTTTGTAAAAAGAaagagcatatatatatatatatatatatattaaattatacaatgatAGAAAAAGGGGAGGTGTAAAAACATTTGAAGAGAAGCTGGTCTTTTCGGTAGGACTTTGGGTTTTGAGAAGTGAGGACCATGTAGTCAGGCTGCAGGTTTGCTGCATATATCTAACTTGAACAACAAATTATGTGCCAAAAGTTAATTAATTGAAGCCAGTCCTTTTGTAAGTTGATTCCTAGCGGATATGATACCAATGTAACACATAATAATAAATGGATGGTGTACATCATTAGCACATATGTAGGTTCGAGAATATCAAGCCCAAATCGGACCAAATAACATACTaataattgattgagtttttttcttttaaaaaactataacaTTATCATTGTTCATCACCAATAACAACAACGTTAATTTGTTTACTCACAAATAATTTTAGATTCGAAACCTATCCAAGTCATATTCATCAGGGTTGACACATACAATGACGGAACTTGACTATCTTTCTAAGAGGATATGCATAAACTAtcgtatttataaaaattagagttaattgcatTTTGGTCCCTGTGATTTGTAACTTTTGGCAGGTTCAGGGCTTTTTCAGGtttcattatatttttagtcCCTATTTTGGAAACCTTTTGCAAATTTGGTATAAATTAATGATGGTTGTTAAATGAAGTCGTTAAGTGCTGTTAGATTTTAAAATagtgtttaattgtaaatttttaaaagtataaggggtATTTGTGTCAATAGTGTTAGTCAAAAAGTTTGTCCTATTAactcaatttatttttttttatttcttttatatctatttcttttatttaaaaaaaaaagtttctgcAAACCTCCCTCTTCAATTTGTTTCGCGATTTGTCAAATTGATCTGAAAAACATCAGGTTTTGTTCGCGATCCAATTCCGGTCATATTCCGATTCCAATTCCGGCAAACTTAAAATATGAATAAGATCGGAATCGGATTGCGAACAAAACCTGATGTTTTGCAGATCAATTGGACAAATCGTGAAAACGGAATTGAAGAGGGaagtttatagaaaaaaaaattttaaataaaaaaaatagatataaaaacaataaattgaAGGAATAAATTGTGTTAATAGAACAAACTTTTTGACTAACACTATTGACACAAAtacctcttacacttttagaaaattacaattaaacaccatTTTTAATTATAACAGCACTTAACGACTTCATTTAACAACCCCGGTTAGTTTGTACCAAATTTGTAAAAGATTTCCGAAATAGGGACCTTACATTTTAGAAGACgataaagaaatatataaattgttCATGTCAAAAAGTGTATAGAAAATTTTagaaagtttataaaacttttcataCTTATAATTGTATAATGAAAAAGTTTCCTTTCAAAAACACTAATGTTCCGCAAAAATTTTcacgattatatatatatatataagaacgGTACCCATGCGTTGCGgcggtggaggtggtggtgatataattgtggcggcggtggtggcggtgacgagTGGTGGTGGAGAGCAAGCGGTGATGGCGGTGACGGCGTTGAGTAGTGTAGATTATTTAAgtaatttggttttgatgaaatgttgaaatttaaaatgttaaatatatatatatatatatatatatagggggacaatcaaataagaaaatatttaaaataagaacggtgagaacaccttaaaatcatcattttgatgcattaaaagtccataaaactggcatagtgcataactaattatcattatttaagtgtttaacaacacattgattcatcaaaatcatcactatgttagttttttagacttttaatgcatcaaaatgatgtttttaaggtgttctcaccgttcttattttaagagtgttctcaccggagtgtatatatatatatatatatatatatagatgagtTCTTACGGAGATGGTGGTTGGGGCAGTACATTGATTAAtggcaaaataaaaaacactcaCATGTCACGTCAGAGTGAGCGCAACGGATAATCCATTTTTCACTACTACGCAATCTTTATTGTTTGATAGTTATCCCGATTCTAGCATATCTTTCTATACAATTATTATTCTTTCAAACTTTAGTCATTACCAGTTAGGCAAAGCCAATTGCTTTCTTTTGGAGAAAGGTAAATGAAAGGGTACGGTAAGGGAAGGAAGAACTAGAGCAAGATGTCCCTGCAAGTGGATCGCTTACATCTCCCTGCAAAATTGTAATTATACTCTTAAATTACACATAtacttaaaatgaaaattaaaaatttcaaaaacctCGTATTAATCCATCCTCACAAACATAGAAAGTGAGACCCAAATCCAGGTAGTTCCTTCCAAGGTTAAAGAACTTAACAATGAGCCACAAACTTCCTATTCTATGaagttttgatttgttttttcaaaCCTAGTGACTCGTGAACCAAGAAATAATCATAGTTGTCTCCAAATATGCGAATTGGGTATATTTGTCAAAACTAACCCATAGATAATGACCATTAGTTGGTGACatgttagtttttaaatttttggttaaataTCAAGAGGTGTATGTAACTTGTACACttttttaattgtgtgaaaaaaactttcatcatgtttattgtatgtaaataacttgtaaaaataaataaatcatgtaAACAATTGGTAAAATGCTGATCTGGGCCATTGTGACATGTCTCACATGCCAAATGGTGTCACGCCAGCATCAAGCCAATTTTTTACACgatttattacatacaatgaataaaactttttttttcacaaaatagGAAAGGTATACAAGTTACATACGATGTTTgatagggaaatgattaatcctcctaatataatggtctaaaaatcttcttaactATTAGATGAAAACATGTGACAAAATCAAgggacaaaattagaaaagagaattagtggataccacatgtcactttCTTAGGATTTTAGAAAGATTTTAGGCTAACctttaagaggatttatcattttcctgtTTGATAAAGTagtcaaaactataaataaaacatttataatGATAAAATGGACCTAAACAAAAATCCCTTAGGCTTTACTTAACGCGCATAAATGAATTGAATATTCTCTAATCAATATCTCAGGCCTTGAATTTTATAGtaaaagtgtacaactatttaatgcatcttaacAAAAGCCCAAATAGAATTGGTAAATAGTTATTTAGATTAAGAggaatatatataagatttgaCAGTCCAGTTAAAAGCTATTTTAGGTgatttttttccctttcaatTAATAACTTTAAACTCTTGTatttaatgagattttttattaaacaaaaatacttttttaaaatacgGAAGCtgttaaaaactttataaagcTCATTGTCAAACACTAGATGGGTGCCTGTGTGTTGCAGCGgcaaaaaaagaaaacgttTGTTGTGTTCTGAGAACGTTCGAGGTGGGATGTGAAGCGAGAAGGGGGGCGAAttataaattagggtttttgctatgtgtttttgtgagagagagagatagagtcTGAAATTgttgtaagggtattttagttACAGTGTATAAAATGGAAATAaggatgtattaagatggaggATAATTGGACATATCATGTAACATTTATGAAATTTGACTTGTTGACCACGAGTACAATGTAACTAATTATTtggttaattatatatttctaGTACAATTTGGAGTTCAATTATgtgcaatgtgttcatatgAGTTAATTGATCATTTAAATGTGAGCACTAGGAGAAGGTTTTGGTAAGCTAAACTCATCccataatcatcattttatgtttatttacatGTTTCTAGTCAATATCAAGTaatttcgggtcacaaatcaaGTCAAAATGCGATTTAGGGTTTGTTTAGggttttaatgaattaaaaccGATTTTTGATCTTGAATTTGGTATTTGAAATGGATTTGTGAAGTGGGTTAAGTCTAAATATGTTTGTATCTGTGTATttatcttcaaaaacaagttggaAAGGTCCCATGGTCGATCTTTAGAGCCAAAATGGTGATTGGAAGTGTCTTGGGTCGTGTTTGGTCTTGTTTGTTTGTTCCTAAATTGCAGATCCTCGCGTCGCTAGTGGCCTTCTCACGTTGCGAGTTGTGAGGTCAATGGTCCAGGGAAATTCTCGCGCCGCAAGTGACTTCTTCTACTCGCACCGCGAGCCTAGTTCCTTGTGTCGCGAGTTTGTGTTGTTTTTCATGGCGAACCTTCGaaaacttataacttttgatccataagcccaatcgagtcatatgacctatcgttgtaatcgtatgagagtctagtttcttgtGATAACATTTGTTTGAGATGAATCTTCCTCTATTTCGAAAAATGTCGAGTCAAATGTGTCTAGTTCTCACTCGGGAAAGTTGTGGGAGCATTTGCGGGTTTGTGACTTGACTCGAACTAACTAGACCGACTTGTCTAAGGTTTTAGAGTTAACGTTGATTGCATTATGATATACATTGATAGGTCGTGAACGTCTGGTGAACAATTGACGTTGTAGCTCATTCTAAACTTATCATCACAAGGCGAAGTTGAGTTTTCCTAGCTTTCCTTACTCTTTTAAGAGTcaggctgaaaagtgtacgtgcGTGCATGATTACATTTTGGATTGAATGATCGGTTGATTGAATTGTTTGTCGTGTGACTATTTGATTGTGATATGGTTATTGTGTGAGATTGTTTAAGTGATTATTAGGATAGTTGTGCATACATGGAATAcggtaatgcctttgaaaggttgttgatgtggtgggaaggctgcgggtgacatTATATATAAGCATCTATGACTtctcaaaagtagtatcgtatgAAGTGTATGCACATGGTGATTTGGTGATGTTGTGGACATTGTTAGTCATTGATGAACATTTTGTGATGTGTTGAGAACAATGATGGACATAATGGACATGATGAAAATATAATTGGGCACTTTAAgtgcttgatgacattatatggGTACTTGAGTACTTGATAACATTTTGGAAGACATGAGGACATTTGAGGGACATTATGTACATGTGTAAAATCATAAGACTTGCTAGATACTTATTGATATCAAATTTCTCGTTTTTTATACTTGGTCATGATATGGACGACATTGGTACGTGTTATTGTCATTTCTTtcctacaaactcaccaacctagtgttgacattgtttaatacacttttcaggtaaccaagagAACCTAAGAGCTTGATGTGCATTGCTAGAAGTTGGACTATGActatggatccgtgattcattctCGTTGATGGGATTTGCTTAAGAACATTGGTCATCTTTGGATGTTATTTTGCAAACTTTTGATGGTTGTATGTTGCTTATGCTTTTGTGATGTTGTATTTTACTTGTTGGGTTCATGGAATCCTTTTGAATTCATATAGTCTCGTTTTACGATAATTCCATTTTGTCTCATGCTTTTTAgtgcatttcgagcctagctcggagTGTTACATTAGGTTCTTAAAAGCTTAAGGAGGGGGTGTTATGCCTGAGATTTTCACCTCCGAGATCTTCGAGTTCCAAGACCTTCAGCATCCAAGATCTTGGTGGTTCAAGATCTTGAGGCTCTAAGATATCTGATCGTTATTTTACTTTGACTTAGGTATACAGGAACGATTAAAATGGAAGACTTGCCCCCAAAGTCGGAATTTATGGTTGAAAACGTGTAGAAATGGCTCCAGAACGTTCATTTACTAAGTAATCAAGTCAAAGAGGAAAATCTACTCAAGATCCCAGTTTTCCAGCTCCAAGATCCCAGATTTTTAGGATAGTTAGTTGGTTATTTTCTCTATATAAGGGGCAAGTGATTGCTAGGCAAAAACACTTCGTCTTATCTCagaaaaaatacatatttctcTCTATTTACTTCTGAAAACACATCACACTTAACACTTTTCATCATTGTAACACTTAGATCAATCACTTGCGCTCTCGAATTGTAATTATCTTCgatttgtaataataaaagtaacacGGAGGGACGATTTCTCTCTATACCTATACCATAAGAAACCAATCGTTCTAATATCATTGAAAATCCTATCAACATTAATAGTTATATTGGAAAACCTTAAGTCGTTGCGAGCTTTCCATATGCACCAACAAGTGATAAAAACAATACCCTTCAGCACTCCTTTTTCCTTAAAACCAAGTTCATCCACGTTATGAGCTTTGAATCTCCAATAATGTAGATATATCCCCTTTttactttagttttttttagcttattttctttttgtggATATTTAGATTCAATGGAGTAGGGCCAACCACTCAACCCCACCCAAATCGCATCTGAATCGATAGGGACATAGCCCCCTAGGCGACCAAGCCGGCATTTCCTGCCTCCACGACCTAGCAAAGATGCCTATTTTTGGTGAgtgaaaggggggggggggttgttgGAGCCAAATGGCTACAAGACAATTACTTCAACATATGTTACAAAATCCTCGCATCGTGTAAAGTTGCCACATGacataagttatttattttttgtccagttgtttcaccttttTAGTTTAAGAGAGAACTTTACTGACacttaatttgataaaattattaTACATTAGATAAATTATTAAGCTTTCACTGATAGtattatttcaaaaacattttcttaatatttagttttttgaaTGGATGagaattctctcaagttatctccctaacttgagtcaagttagaTAAATCTTAactattgaattaaaatcaatgtCAAGATTCAGTGatcatttttgaaatttagcCCTTGATTATAATCCCAGGGCCACAATATTTCTAACGTGACCCttcaagttgttttcaactttaggtaatttaaatcttgacccttgattatAATCCAAGGGCTACAATTTTTCGAACttgatcatatgtatatataatgcgGTATAAAATAAGAGCTCCAATAATGTTTTTTGATTAGGttgtaaactcttttgaaaTATCTAGATGACTAAATTAAATTAAGGGCATATCATACG
The Erigeron canadensis isolate Cc75 chromosome 2, C_canadensis_v1, whole genome shotgun sequence DNA segment above includes these coding regions:
- the LOC122586831 gene encoding low affinity sulfate transporter 3-like isoform X1 — translated: MATSLPTDVSTTATEHVFHAERHVQLQLSSDERQRITERTKWVLDSPDPPGFRQEILGSIKSAVFCQKNKKLSSSQPPLACVVAFLRSVFPILSWAKDYKVSMFKSDLLSGLTLASLCIPQSIGYAALAQLKPQYGLYTSVVPPLIYTTMGTSRELAIGPVAVVSLLISAMVSKVINPVVDPVSYTKLVFTVTFITGAFQALFGLFRLGFLVDFLSQAAIVGFMAGAAIVIGLQQLKGLLAISHFTTKTDVVSVLIAVIKSFKTSWYPQNFILGCSFLIFILITRFIGKRNRKLFWLPAIAPLVSVILSTAIVYLTRADEHGVKIIKHVQGGLNPSSVSQLQFNSPHLREAVKIGLVCAIIALTVCLAKSYKNVTNYRTKKRLVLNDNAFIQEAVAVGRSFATIKGYNMDGNKEMIAMGFMNIAGSMSSCYVATGSFSRTAVNFYAGCQTAVSNVVMAITVLIMLQLFTGLLYYTPVAILSSIILSALPGLINYSEAYNIWKVDKLDFLACAGAFFGVLFASVEMGLMVAVAVSFAKIILNALRPRVEELGRLPGTDIFCEVDQYPVAHAVPGVLIIRLNSGLLCFTNANPLRDRILKWVAEENEKEAIKRPVNGIILDMSSVTNIDYAGILALEETNKKLLSGGIKLAIASPRWQVIHKLKVAKFVDKVGRDCIFLTVCEAVDSFVGSKFNGPGNC
- the LOC122586831 gene encoding low affinity sulfate transporter 3-like isoform X2; its protein translation is MATSLPTDVSTTATEHVFHAERHVQLQLSSDERQRITERTKWVLDSPDPPGFRQEILGSIKSAVFCQKNKKLSSSQPPLACVVAFLRSVFPILSWAKDYKVSMFKSDLLSGLTLASLCIPQSIGYAALAQLKPQYGLYTSVVPPLIYTTMGTSRELAIGPVAVVSLLISAMVSKVINPVVDPVSYTKLVFTVTFITGAFQALFGLFRLGFLVDFLSQAAIVGFMAGAAIVIGLQQLKGLLAISHFTTKTDVVSVLIAVIKSFKTSWYPQNFILGCSFLIFILITRFIGKRNRKLFWLPAIAPLVSVILSTAIVYLTRADEHGVKIIKHVQGGLNPSSVSQLQFNSPHLREAVKIGLVCAIIALTEAVAVGRSFATIKGYNMDGNKEMIAMGFMNIAGSMSSCYVATGSFSRTAVNFYAGCQTAVSNVVMAITVLIMLQLFTGLLYYTPVAILSSIILSALPGLINYSEAYNIWKVDKLDFLACAGAFFGVLFASVEMGLMVAVAVSFAKIILNALRPRVEELGRLPGTDIFCEVDQYPVAHAVPGVLIIRLNSGLLCFTNANPLRDRILKWVAEENEKEAIKRPVNGIILDMSSVTNIDYAGILALEETNKKLLSGGIKLAIASPRWQVIHKLKVAKFVDKVGRDCIFLTVCEAVDSFVGSKFNGPGNC